A part of Sugiyamaella lignohabitans strain CBS 10342 chromosome D, complete sequence genomic DNA contains:
- the RAD28 gene encoding Rad28p (Protein involved in DNA repair; related to the human CSA protein that is involved in transcription-coupled repair nucleotide excision repair; GO_component: GO:0005634 - nucleus [Evidence IEA,IEA]; GO_component: GO:0005634 - nucleus [Evidence IC] [PMID 8830695]; GO_function: GO:0003674 - molecular_function [Evidence ND]; GO_process: GO:0006281 - DNA repair [Evidence IEA]; GO_process: GO:0006281 - DNA repair [Evidence IGI] [PMID 8830695]; GO_process: GO:0006974 - cellular response to DNA damage stimulus [Evidence IEA]), whose protein sequence is MLSGGADSSIRLWDLDVSGHEETDDIADDTSPKGRLYVHEEPSVKCVGTIPRKSGHKFGVSTVLWWPFDNGMFVTSSFDGTAKVWDSESFEEAYSFNLETRIYSVDMSMVGDHCLVATAADHPLIRLLDLRTTSSTHTLTAHNGSVISVKWSPTDANILASGGSDGTVRLWDIRRSNACVCSLDMQQVNQTPNNTAVQYRRAHRSAVNGLIWTHDGGYLVSTGNDEKLRVWSLHEPGGRNLLVNFGPLVRNRHIQTVIPSLSSDGDLKTPYLFFPSDNGEIYMYRLEDGKMMKRLNRGSHATLPRTACITARNRGSLEFYSGAFDGTISAWCSHISGKKGPEESHDFEAFEDIWDNVGFR, encoded by the coding sequence ATGCTCTCGGGAGGAGCTGATTCGAGTATACGACTTTGGGATTTGGATGTCAGTGGACATGAAGAAACGGACGATATCGCCGATGATACTTCACCGAAAGGGCGGCTGTATGTTCATGAAGAACCGTCAGTCAAATGTGTTGGCACGATTCCTCGTAAATCGGGCCACAAGTTTGGAGTGTCGACTGTGTTATGGTGGCCGTTTGATAATGGAATGTTTGTGACGTCGTCGTTTGATGGAACCGCGAAGGTCTGGGACTCGGAGTCGTTTGAAGAGGCTTATTCTTTCAATTTAGAGACTAGAATCTATTCGGTTGATATGTCTATGGTCGGCGACCATTGTCTagttgctactgctgcagACCACCCGTTAATCAGACTGCTGGATTTGAGAACTACGTCTTCAACACATACTCTGACGGCACATAATGGCAGTGTGATATCTGTCAAGTGGTCTCCCACAGATGCCAATATTCTGGCATCAGGAGGGTCAGATGGCACTGTTAGATTATGGGATATTCGTAGAAGTAATGCTTGTGTGTGTAGTTTGGACATGCAACAAGTCAACCAAACTCCGAATAATACTGCTGTTCAATACCGTCGTGCTCATCGTAGTGCCGTCAACGGCTTGATCTGGACTCATGACGGCGGGTATCTAGTGTCGACGGGAAATGACGAAAAGTTGAGAGTGTGGTCACTTCATGAACCAGGAGGAAGAAATCTTCTTGTTAATTTCGGACCGCTCGTGCGTAATAGACATATTCAGACGGTGATTCCAAGTTTGAGCTCTGATGGCGATTTGAAAACTCCATACTTGTTTTTCCCTTCTGATAATGGAGAGATTTATATGTACCGATTAGAGGACGgaaagatgatgaagcgACTGAATAGAGGTTCTCACGCGACACTACCAAGAACGGCCTGTATAACTGCACGCAACAGAGGCTCGTTGGAGTTCTATTCTGGAGCTTTCGACGGGACTATATCGGCCTGGTGCTCTCATATATCTGGCAAGAAAGGCCCTGAGGAAAGCCACGATTTTGAAGCTTTTGAAGACATCTGGGACAACGTCGGGTTTagataa
- the MDM1 gene encoding Mdm1p (Intermediate filament protein; required for nuclear and mitochondrial transmission to daughter buds; contains a Phox homology (PX) domain and specifically binds phosphatidylinositol 3-phosphate (PtdIns-3-P); GO_component: GO:0005737 - cytoplasm [Evidence IEA,IEA]; GO_component: GO:0005737 - cytoplasm [Evidence IDA] [PMID 22842922]; GO_component: GO:0005737 - cytoplasm [Evidence TAS] [PMID 9245780]; GO_component: GO:0016021 - integral component of membrane [Evidence ISM] [PMID 12192589]; GO_component: GO:0005882 - intermediate filament [Evidence TAS] [PMID 9891785]; GO_function: GO:0035091 - phosphatidylinositol binding [Evidence IEA]; GO_function: GO:0032266 - phosphatidylinositol-3-phosphate binding [Evidence IDA] [PMID 11557775]; GO_function: GO:0005200 - structural constituent of cytoskeleton [Evidence TAS] [PMID 9891785]; GO_process: GO:0000001 - mitochondrion inheritance [Evidence IDA] [PMID 9245780]; GO_process: GO:0007005 - mitochondrion organization [Evidence TAS] [PMID 9891785]; GO_process: GO:0007097 - nuclear migration [Evidence TAS] [PMID 9891785]; GO_process: GO:0038032 - termination of G-protein coupled receptor signaling pathway [Evidence IEA]): protein MSSLAKISPEVLVLAVVGASVLGYSLKVVLTRVVGHVVEVGLGVLVAAGVYVLAILWLPELQERKRKESGERGERLVFRQYAFVEKSKWTQELINLSSDKSLPTPVFPDSFVLSDSIDGLLELINRDFIQSWYSKFSGDKVFSASVDRLLRIATGELGERLAKVEWADFLVGSVMPLVTDHFSRYVSAVSAIREKSSGGHLTPSAELDAEIASQYRQKLHVHGPFLTKNFEYEGQRKKWLAGRVEKILPLLFSKVAEEGEMQSKIVTRLVTEIVANSVLSPILQMTSDPDFWNQIVIRSAGSTIQDQNKVNRLREALDQHTGSTTVTGTRSRLKGMPRQVRLRFSPNSDQNKFDKFIRNIYKCQSLAEARQTRYSISVQLQRAVKDGNDKVFISRLEQAKAAIDKQIGILSGIPSTSKPASHQIDAPTAPSSLAVVPSTVVMSSMGRSSPAPMFASSLLSPSPKNERMANSATKSVPAAAAGAAAPAASQEDYTLLDILNDSACSLYFMEYMDQRRHTELLQFWLTVNSLWKQGEDDHLLSRHDTPHQQDPLGGLSIGDAKENNNSPNIEQDELFIDDGTSKADILQIYYKYFANDAHRLKEITPEAYQRVSTFVNTPQATVSQYKLARQAIMATQQTIYKTLEAKYLPKFKNSDLYLKYLASNPPPINRISSTIDNLQMDAITTDDNSVLVNPALDKTQNAKVVMAVEEAFQDIMSGSTSSLTPQTNSATQLSPSSTSPIGIKTSKKDRAGLSELLGEENDAPTREKRRGALFDSEDEFDEENSDDDNNEEEFSLVGGESFPDVHLAAPGDLGLTEAITMLSKEIANLYSQEEVVDFLLKKAELTNNQSQLRILQKSKASLDREIHRKELQRQQYIVQESENSLYGKSDIFIQSYVHGIEDGGEYVLYIIEVQKLDAEGNQTAGWIVARRYSQFFDLHQHLKDQFAGVRKLDFPRKRVFLKFQPKTLVDARRVALEKYLKELLKMPDVCQSKAFRLFLSSETFSVDSLAPSTADSGSPHGSPSLSSSALSFDSQDDSISNSSRRRAIPSILVETDSGLADEVAATKATTGRNQFIQPICNLFIEVFGIDAGDNWLRGRAVVVVLQQLLGGTIEKKVRDVVSSLTSVKSVTDVIQTVRNSVWPGGSLKKSAPPRTASEKIKTRHDAMILLQQLIYNASARVIGGSSSRYAARHLFSMYQNQILNTYLVFSLTDMLLKELFPELTQDDDGSL from the coding sequence ATGAGTTCGCTGGCGAAAATATCTCCGGaagtgctggtgctggcggTGGTCGGGGCCAGTGTTCTGGGGTATAGCTTGAAAGTGGTGCTGACGAGGGTTGTTGGACACGTCGTGGAGGTCGGGTTGGGCGTGCTGGTGGCCGCTGGCGTGTATGTACTGGCTATTTTATGGCTTCCAGAGCTTCAGGAGAGGAAGAGAAAGGAGTCAGGTGAAAGGGGAGAGAGACTGGTGTTTCGACAGTACGCGTTTGTTGAGAAATCGAAATGGACCCAGGAACTGATTAATCTGTCTTCAGATAAATCGTTGCCGACACCGGTATTCCCAGACTCGTTTGTTCTGTCGGATTCGATTGATGGACTGTTAGAACTTATTAATAGAGACTTTATTCAGTCGTGGTATTCGAAGTTTTCGGGTGACAAAGTGTTTAGTGCATCTGTGGACCGGTTGTTACGTATCGCTACAGGTGAACTTGGTGAACGTCTGGCAAAGGTGGAATGGGCTGATTTCTTGGTCGGTTCAGTGATGCCGCTGGTCACAGACCATTTTTCTCGCTATGTGTCTGCGGTTTCTGCGATTAGAGAGAAGTCGTCGGGTGGTCATTTGACCCCGTCGGCTGAGTTGGATGCTGAAATCGCTAGTCAGTATCGACAGAAACTTCATGTACATGGTCCTTTTCTTACTAAGAATTTCGAGTATGAAGGACAGAGGAAAAAATGGCTTGCTGGTCGAGTGGAAAAGATTCTGCCTCTTTTGTTTTCGAAAGTCGCCGAAGAAGGCGAAATGCAGTCGAAAATTGTTACTAGACTTGTCACTGAAATAGTCGCTAATTCTGTCCTGTCGCCCATTTTACAAATGACGTCTGATCCAGACTTTTGGAACCAGATTGTTATTCGGTCTGCCGGATCGACTATCCAGGACCAGAACAAAGTTAATCGATTGCGTGAGGCACTTGACCAACACACCGGTTCAACAACTGTGACTGGTACTAGGTCGAGACTTAAAGGCATGCCACGTCAGGTTCGTCTTAGATTCAGTCCAAATTCTGACCAGAATAAATTTGACAAATTTATTAGGAACATTTATAAATGTCAATCATTAGCTGAGGCCAGACAGACGAGGTATTCCATATCAGTTCAACTACAGCGGGCTGTGAAAGACGGGAATGACAAAGTGTTTATTAGTCGTCTTGAACAGGCCAAAGCTGCCATTGATAAACAAATTGGAATCTTGTCGGGTATACCCAGTACCTCAAAACCAGCTTCGCATCAGATTGACGCTCCAACTGCTCCATCGTCTCTTGCAGTAGTTCCTAGTACTGTGGTAATGAGCAGCATGGGCCGGTCGTCGCCAGCACCAATGTTCGCTAGCTCTTTACTGAGTCCATCGCCTAAAAATGAGAGAATGGCCAATTCTGCCACCAAATCGGTCCctgcggcagcagcaggagctgctgctcctgctgcttctcaagaagattACACATTGCTTGATATTTTAAACGACTCGGCATGCTCACTGTATTTCATGGAGTACATGGACCAGCGGAGACATACTGAACTTCTGCAATTTTGGCTCACTGTAAACAGTTTATGGAAACAGGGTGAAGATGACCATCTTCTCAGTCGCCATGATACGCCTCATCAACAGGATCCTTTGGGAGGACTCAGCATCGGCGATGCAAAGgagaacaacaacagtccTAATATCGAACAAGACGAACTGTTTATTGATGATGGCACTAGTAAAGCCGATATTTTACAAATATACTACAAATATTTTGCCAACGACGCCCACCGGTTAAAGGAAATCACTCCTGAAGCATATCAACGGGTGTCAACATTTGTGAACACGCCACAAGCCACTGTCTCTCAGTATAAACTAGCTCGACAGGCGATAATGGCCACTCAACAGACTATTTATAAGACACTGGAAGCTAAGTACCTACCGAAATTCAAAAACTCGGACCTGTACCTCAAATACCTTGCATCTAATCCTCCACCAATCAACAGAATCAGCTCAACAATAGACAATTTACAGATGGATGCTATTACCACTGATGATAACAGCGTCCTTGTCAATCCAGCGCTCGACAAAACGCAAAACGCCAAAGTTGTAATGGCGGTAGAAGAAGCATTCCAAGATATTATGAGTGGATCCACCAGTTCATTAACACCTCAGACAAACTCAGCAACCCAGCTTAGTCCGTCATCTACTAGCCCAATTGGAATCAAAACCAGTAAAAAGGACAGAGCAGGGCTCAGCGAGTTGTTaggagaagaaaacgaTGCACCCACTAgagagaaaagaagaggagcATTGTTTGATTCCGAAGATGAATTCGACGAGGAAAactctgatgatgataataatgaagaagaattttCGCTTGTTGGTGGAGAAAGCTTTCCAGATGTACATCTCGCAGCACCAGGTGATCTTGGCCTGACCGAAGCTATTACCATGCTGTCGAAAGAGATAGCTAATCTATACagccaagaagaagtggtTGATTTTCTGTTGAAAAAAGCCGAGCTCACGAATAACCAGAGTCAACTGCGGATTCTTCAGAAATCAAAAGCCAGTTTGGACAGAGAAATCCACCGAAAAGAGCTTCAGAGACAGCAGTATATTGTACAAGAGAGCGAAAACAGTTTGTACGGCAAGTCGGACATTTTCATCCAGTCATATGTCCATGGTATTGAAGACGGAGGCGAGTATGTGTTGTATATTATCGAGGTTCAGAAGCTCGATGCTGAAGGCAATCAGACTGCCGGATGGATAGTTGCTCGTCGATACAGTCAATTTTTTGATCTCCACCAGCATCTGAAAGACCAGTTTGCCGGAGTGCGAAAACTTGATTTCCCACGTAAACGGGTGTTTCTCAAGTTCCAGCCAAAGACACTAGTCGATGCCAGAAGAGTGGCCCTTGAAAAGTATCTCAAAGAGCTACTCAAAATGCCTGACGTGTGTCAAAGTAAAGCATTCCGGCTGTTCCTGTCATCCGAAACGTTCTCAGTTGACTCTCTGGCACCGTCAACAGCCGATTCTGGGTCTCCACATGGATCACCCAGTCTTTCCAGCTCAGCTCTCAGTTTTGACTCACAAGACGACTCCATCTCGAACTCGTCACGTCGTCGGGCCATCCCGTCCATTCTCGTAGAAACTGACAGCGGGCTGGCAGACGAAGTGGCTGCTACGAAGGCAACCACGGGCCGTAACCAGTTCATACAGCCAATTTGCAATCTGTTTATCGAAGTATTTGGCATCGATGCTGGCGACAACTGGCTAAGAGGCCGTGCTGTAGTCGTGGTGCTTCAACAACTGTTAGGAGGAACAATCGAGAAAAAAGTACGAGACGTTGTTTCCAGTCTAACCTCTGTCAAATCAGTCACAGACGTGATTCAAACCGTCCGCAACTCTGTGTGGCCTGGCGGGTCACTCAAGAAATCAGCCCCTCCTCGAACAGCATCTGAAAAGATCAAAACGCGCCACGACGCCATGATTCTGCTGCAACAGCTCATCTACAACGCGTCAGCACGAGTCATCGGCGGGTCCAGCTCGCGATACGCAGCACGCCATCTCTTCAGCATGTACCAAAACCAGATCCTCAACACATACCTCGTCTTCAGCCTGACGGACATGCTCCTCAAAGAGCTATTCCCCGAACTCACACAAGACGACGACGGCAGTCTGTAg